Proteins co-encoded in one Arachis stenosperma cultivar V10309 chromosome 7, arast.V10309.gnm1.PFL2, whole genome shotgun sequence genomic window:
- the LOC130942161 gene encoding protein NUCLEAR FUSION DEFECTIVE 4-like: MASSSAFQWLSLVGIIWLQAINGTNTNFPAYSSQLKQLLSISQVQLNNLAFASDAGKLFGFFSGMAAIYLPLWLVLMIGTTLGLVGYGVQYLFITNQVSSLSYWHVFLLTVIAGNSICWINTVCYVVTIRNFSSDQQVAVGITTSYQGLSAKIYNTIVDAISMHNKNKATIFLLLNSTIPLIVGLVASFILGEIDATTRNRKMGVGFVVMFFITITTGVYSVITSLEFVSSKISQKGNLFGIIVSLLIPLLVPFSMKINELVGSWQTNRENSLRVCVEESNNNNNEVKESEDMTEDVHDDNEEVIISRSREEIGVMLMIRRIDFWLYFFVYFFGATLGLVFLNNLGQIAESRGCSATSSLVSLSSSFGFFGRLMPSLMDYFYRGKYVISRPGSMVAMMAPIAGAFFLLLNKTHLALYISTAIIGVCTGAITSTSVSTTSELFGTNNFSVNHNVVVANIPMGSFLFGYSAALVYHNEGNRQQRYYSGKCIGMECYRDTFIVWGCLCWFGTLLALILHVRTRKFYSSQK; encoded by the exons ATGGCTTCTTCAAGTGCCTTTCAATGGTTGAGTCTTGTGGGAATCATTTGGCTCCAAGCCATAAATGGAACAAATACAAATTTCCCAGCATACTCCTCACAACTAAAGCAACTCCTCTCAATATCCCAAGTTCAACTCAACAACCTTGCTTTCGCCTCCGATGCCGGAAAGCTCTTTGGCTTTTTCTCCGGCATGGCGGCGATTTACCTACCCCTTTGGCTTGTCCTAATGATTGGAACAACACTTGGTTTGGTTGGCTATGGTGTCCAATATCTCTTCATAACAAACCAAGTCTCTTCTTTGTCCTATTGGCATGTGTTCTTGCTAACAGTTATTGCCGGAAACAGCATTTGCTGGATCAACACAGTTTGCTATGTTGTCACAATTAGGAACTTCTCTTCTGATCAACAAGTTGCTGTTGGAATCACAACAAGTTACCAAGGATTAAGTGCTAAGATTTATAACACCATTGTTGATGCTATTTCCATGCACAACAAAAATAAAGCTACAATCTTTCTCCTTCTAAACTCTACTATACCATTGATTGTTGGATTAGTAGCTTCTTTTATACTTGGAGAAATTGATGCCACCACAAGGAATAGAAAAATGGGTGTTGGGTTTGTTGTTATGTTTTTCATTACAATTACAACTGGGGTTTATTCTGTGATCACAAGCTTGGAATTTGTATCTAGCAAGATATCTCAAAAGGGTAACCTTTTTGGTATTATAGTGTCCCTTTTGATCCCTCTATTAGTCCCATTTTCAATGAAGATCAATGAACTCGTTGGATCATGGCAAACAAATAGAGAGAATTCATTAAGGGTATGTGTGGAAGagagcaataataataataatgaggTGAAAGAGAGTGAAGATATGACAGAAGATGTtcatgatgataatgaagaagtAATTATTAGTAGAAGTAGAGAAGAGATTGGAGTGATGTTGATGATTAGAAGAATAGATTTTTGGCTATATTTCTTTGTGTATTTCTTTGGTGCAACACTTGGTTTGGTATTTCTTAATAATTTGGGACAAATTGCTGAGTCAAGGGGTTGCTCTGCCACTTCTTCTTTGGTGTCTTTGTCTTCATCTTTTGGATTCTTTGGAAGGCTCATGCCATCTCTTATGGACTACTTTTACAG GGGCAAGTATGTAATATCAAGACCAGGATCAATGGTAGCAATGATGGCACCAATAGCAGGTGCATTCTTCTTGCTCCTAAACAAAACACACCTAGCCCTATACATAAGCACTGCCATAATTGGAGTGTGCACTGGAGCAATCACTTCAACTTCGGTCTCAACCACAAGTGAGTTATTTGGGACAAACAATTTCTCAGTGAACCATAACGTTGTGGTGGCAAATATTCCAATGGGCTCATTTCTCTTTGGTTACTCTGCTGCACTTGTTTACCATAATGAAGGAAATCGCCAACAACGTTATTATTCTGGCAAGTGTATTGGAATGGAATGTTATAGAGACACTTTTATCGTATGGGGTTGTCTTTGTTGGTTTGGGACTTTGTTGGCTTTGATTTTACATGTTAGAACTCGCAAGTTTTACTCATCACAAAAATGA